The segment TTTGAACTCTTCTACTCTTTTCAACCACTTTGGTCGCTGTTGCAAACGTGACAGGTACTCTTGCTGCCATCTACACCAGAGATCTCTAACCAATTTCTGTGTATGCTGCCATCGTGATAGTGAGCTCATTCTAACATCTTTCAAGTCGGGCGATGGGACGTTTATGGGTGCTTCGCCGATCAGAAAGTGCCCGGGTGTAAGGGGTTCTATGCTGTCTGTATCGTCGTTATCAATTGGACATAACGGCCTTGAATTTAAGCATGCCTCAATTTCGCAAAGGATCGTGTTAAATTCTTCGAAGGTAAGGTGAGAGGTGATGATTCTTTTTATGTGATGTTTCAGGGATTTTACACCAGCCTCCCACAAACCACCAAAATTCGGACTATAGGCGGGGATGAAGTGCCATTGCGTACCGTCTCTAGCCAAGGAATCGGCAATTTCACCAGCGAAATCTAGTTGTGCCTCTTTCCATGCATTAATCAATTCCTTATTGGCGCCAACAAAGTTTCTTCCTTGGTCGCTCCACAAATGGTTGCATTTCCCTCTCCTGGCCACAAATCTCTTGAAGGCAGCTATAAAAGCTTCAGAAGTCAGGTCACTGACTAGTTCTAGATGTATGCATTTGACTGATAAGCATATAAATATAGCTACATACGTCTTAGTGGTCTTTGCTCCTCTACCCTTAGACATTAGGGTAGTGAAAGGTCCTGCAAAGTCGACGCCACTATGTAAAAACGGTCTAGCAGGCGTAACTCGTTCTCTTGGCAGGTCTCCCATCAGCTGTGGTTTAGGAGCAGCGTTTTGTCTGACGCATACAAGGCATTTATTGACGTGAGCCCTTACCATGTTCTTTGCCTTTATAATCCAAAATTTGGAACGTAAATAACTCATCGTGAGTGTTATTCCACCGTGCAAGGTCTTCAAGTGTGCGTCAGCTATTATGAGAGGAATTAAGTTATTTCTGTTACCCAATATTAAGGGATGCTTTTCTTCGTTGTTTATGTTTGCAAGTCTAAGCCTTCCTCCCACTCTCAGTAGACCTTCTTCCAAATAGGGATTTAAAGATTTTATAGAGCTCCGTTTGTGTACTTGTTTGTTTGTCATTATTCTGTCTATTTCTTCTCCAAACTCTTCTTTTTGTACAAGTCTTACACATATTTGCAGTGTGCGTTCCAAGTCGTGAGTAGTTAGATTTAAATTGTCTATTTTCAGTTTTTTCATGTTCAGAAATTTGCGGCAATATgtgattgtttttattaattcttgtAAATTATCAAATTCTTTAAATTGGTCTGTCAAATTACTCTCCTTCTCGCTTCCATGCACGTTTAAATTTGTCTGTATCACATTCTTGCTTTCTATGTCAGTGGAAATGACATTTGGTCTTCTGTATTCTATTTCCTTTCTAGATAGCCATTCTGGCCCTTCCCACCATAGCTTAGAAGCCTTCAAGTCGGACAAGTACATTCCTCTGGAAGCGACGTCGGCGGGGTTATCCTCTGAAGTGACATGATGCCATTGGTTTTGACGAACATTGTTTGTTATTTCCACAACTCTGTTTGCCACAAACGTTTTCCATCTTTGTGGTTCGCCGAAAATCCATGAAATTACAATGGAAGAATCTGTCCATGCGAATATTTGTGAAGCTGGTATTCTCATAGCACGGCTGACTTGTCTTAACAATTTTGCCAACACGACAGCTCCACACAGTTCCAATCTGGGTAATGAGACAGTCTTCACGGGAGAGACTCTTGTTCTCGAAGCAATCAACCTTGTTTTAACTGTACCATCCGCCCTTTCTACTCTAATGTAAACGGCTGCCCCGTATGCGGAGATAGAGGCATCACTGAACCCGTGTATCTGAATATTTGCTCCTTCAGTGCTCAAAGTGTCAAGCCATCTATCAATACGGATCTCATTGACATGTCTCAAGTCTGCTCTTAATTGAAGCCATTCATCTTTTAAGGGTTGACTAAGTTCCTCGTCCCAATTCACCTTTGCTAGCCACAACTTCTGTATCAGTATTTTAGCCATCAGGACACATGGTGAGATCCAGCCCAGAGGGTCAAACAGTTTCTGGATATCAGACAAAATTGTTCGTTTGCTGATGTGATTGTTTACTTCTGGAAGGTTGAGGTTGTACTCGAATTGGTCTGTTCCCATGTTCCATTGAACACCAAGTGCCTTAATCGTGCCGTCCATATTTAAATCAAGATGCGCGTTAGCTGATCTATCTTCGGGCTTCAAACTTCGCATAAATTCAACACTATTGGATGACCATTTTTTTAGCTGAAATCCACCCTTTCGCATAACTTCTTGCAATTGGTTGCTGGCTTCTATGGCTTGTTCGGTGGTGTCACATCCCGACATCAGGTCGTCGACGTAGAAGTCTTCTGTGATCATCTTTGCTGCAACAGGAAACTTGTCTCCTTCATCTATAGCCAGCTGTCGCAAAGTTTTAACTGCCAGATATGGAGCTGAAGCTGTTCCAAAAGTTACTGTAAGGAGACGGTAATCTTCTATTTCCTTGTCGCTGCTACTTCTCCATAAAATTCTCTGATAGTCGGAATCTTCTTTGGTTGTCAGCACCATCCGATACATCTTGTGAATGTCTGAGACGAAGCATATAGCGTGCATTCGCCATCTCATTATCAAACTTCGCAAATCTTCTTGTAACACTGGCCCAACCAGAAGGTCGTCGTTTAATGAGAAACCATTGGTACCCTTACACGACGCGTCATACACGACGCGCGTTTTTGTAGTTTCCTTCTCTTCTCGAATAATTGCATGGTGGGCTAAGTATACACTCTTCTTTGTATGTATTTCTTCGGTTGGTACCTTTTCCATGTGCTTCTGTTCGATGTAATCGTCAATCACCTTTACATATTCTTCTTTGAGCTTTGGCATTTTTAGAAATCTTCTCTCTAGTTGTATTAATCTGTTCTGTGCTATTTCTCGTGTATTTCCTTCACATGCTCGTGGTACTTCTGTTTTTAAAGGTAATTTGACGATGTATCTTCCTTCTTCATTTCTTTTGTAGGTACTTTCGTAAATTCTTTCACATGTTTGTTCTTCTTCAGTTAATGTTCTCTTTGTATCTGGTTCTACCTCCCATATAGTCTTCAATAAATCATCAACATCGACTTGATGATGCATCGTAATGAAAGATTTTTCTTGTATACTTGTATCCGTCTCTCCATTATCTCCAAACAAGATCCAGCCAAAGTATGTTTTCTGAGCACATGGTGTACCCGGTGGACCCTTAATTATTGGTGTATTTTCTTGGATAATCTGTGCATATACTTTCACTCCAAGGAGAAGATCTACTGGACCTGGTGTATTATAACTTGGGTCAGCCAGGTGTAGATTTTGTATGTGAGACCAGTTGCTTGTATTCATAGTTTTCATGGGCATTTGAGTGGTCAATTGCTTAGAAATCACATAGGCTCGAAGCTGTATGGAATACGACGTTTGATATTGCGACGAAACCTGTAATTGAACCACTTGATTTGCGTTCGCCTTTATAGGCCCCAATCCAGTTATGCTTGCTCTTGTTGACTCTCTTTTAAGTTTAAGTAATTGGGCGGCCTTCTCACTGATGAAAGATGCCTGTGAGCATGGGTCAATGAGAGCTCTCAGTGCAATGGTGTGACCTTGCTCGCTCTTAACGTTTACGATTGCAGTTGCTAATAAGCCATCACTATGTCTAGCTGTGTGATGAGATGCAATTGCCACGGTAGCTTGAATTTCTGGTTCAGTCTCGTTGACCTTGGAGAGCGGCGGTTGAGTCTTGCTATCTTGTTCTGCTGTTTCCGGGCTCTTGGAGACATGGACGAGTGAATGATGGCGCTTGCGACATATACGACATGACATGGGCAATCGACACTTGAAAACCGCATGTCCTGGCGCTAGACAATTATAACACAgcctattgttttttgtatattCACATCTCTCAGTGGGTAGCATCTTTGTAAAGTCTTTGCAATGAGCGAGTGTGTGATTACCTTTACACATGACACAACTCTTCTCTGTGTGTGATTCTGTAGCGTGGAACGTGCGTTCTTTGTTTACTGTTCTTTCGCGCGGAGTTGATGAAGCAGCGGTGATGAGCTCGAGCGTTCGGAATTTAGCTTCCAGAAATTTGACGAAGTCTGTCCACTTGGGTAATTCCTCAGAATCGTCCTTGTGAGCGTACTCCTCCCAATCCTTATGTGACTCCGGGTCCAATTTCTGCACTACCAGAAAAATGATTAAAGGATCCCAGGAATCGGTGGCCATGTTCAAATTTTGTAAACTATTTAAGCATTCAGTTGTAGTATCCAATAATGATTTCAGTTGAGTGGCCGACTGAGTATTTAATTTCTTTTGCATAAATAACCGCTTCAATATAGAATTCACTATTAACTTTTTGTTTCCATACCGTTTTTGAAGAATGTCCCACGCTTGTGTTGTGTATAATTACTCTCGGTAATTTGAACGTGCTTTAAAATCGCCTCTGCCTCGCCGGATACACTGGTCTTCAAATAATGCAATTTTTGTACATTACTAAGCGACGCATTGTTATGCACAATAGACAAAAACAAATCTTTAAAAGTGGGCCATTGTTCATAACCACCAGTAAAACTTGGAAGTTGAATTCGAGGTAATTTTCCCACTTGGTTATCCGAGTTACTTATATTGTGGTTGATTTGTTTTGTGTTGTTGTTCAATAAGTCCTTAAGATCGCCTTCAATGTTCAGGTATAAATCTTCGTAAATAAAGTATTCTTCGTTAATAAAATATTGCGTGACAGCTCGTTGTTCGCGTGGCATAACCTTTATAAGTTCTTGATGTGTTTGTTTGAACGTCGCCCAGTACTGTTGTAAGCAATTTAATCTCGCCTCAACATAACCTCTTGTTAATCGTGCCTTAGGGCATTTCTTTAAATTCACTTGTGTTTTCTGAAGTAAACTTGCCGTATCTTGCAAAACAGTCATCAATTGATCCGCCGTAGCCATTTTTCGTAACTTCAATCTTCACTTATTCACGTAAAAACACAAGTAAACACAATGTtttgaagtaaattatttaagttGAAACTAAATTGCATTGAAGTCGTATCGTTTTAACTTGTTTCTATCGGCTTGTTTATCACATTCTTTTGTTCTCGCGGCCAGGTGTCCGACGGCGGGCGCTCGATGCACTTTTTCCTTATCCGGATCGTTTGGACCATATGTTGAATGCAGTAAGGTTCATTATTGAGTGGGAAATTAAAACACGTCCTGTTGCTATGATTTTTGTAATGCGACTAAATAAGAAATGCATGTATAATGCTGTCACTAGGTATGATGATAGGTATTTGTGTGCGCGTTAACAGTaacaatcataaatcataatggaACGAACTGACCCGATTTGATGTTCAGGACACTCCAAACAGGATTTACAGGAAAGCACCAGTTTCACCGCATATTAACTTTGCACCTTACGTCTATGCACAAATTGAAATATTCACTCTTCAGTTCATAATTCCACGATATCACAAATCACATAATTCACGATGCATCGATTTCTCTTTAGGTACAACCCCGCAGTACTTTCGCGTTACGATCCCACGATCTGATGTCGGGGCTTAATGTAGGTTTAGGTATTCAGGAATGGCTAGATGCACTAGGTGGTACATCCGTAGGGCGTAGATATTTAACGCGAGTACAAGTACGCGAGGCGTAATGCAGTCTCTATTGCTACTGTCCGACCAGATTGAGATTCAATCCCAGAGTGACGCCAGCCTGCAGCCTGGCGATCCCACTTACTCTAGTCCACAAAAACCATAagctaattaattatcaaacagaGCAATTTCCGA is part of the Cydia splendana unplaced genomic scaffold, ilCydSple1.2 scaffold_45_ctg1, whole genome shotgun sequence genome and harbors:
- the LOC134805595 gene encoding uncharacterized protein LOC134805595 translates to MPMKTMNTSNWSHIQNLHLADPSYNTPGPVDLLLGVKVYAQIIQENTPIIKGPPGTPCAQKTYFGWILFGDNGETDTSIQEKSFITMHHQVDVDDLLKTIWEVEPDTKRTLTEEEQTCERIYESTYKRNEEGRYIVKLPLKTEVPRACEGNTREIAQNRLIQLERRFLKMPKLKEEYVKVIDDYIEQKHMEKVPTEEIHTKKSVYLAHHAIIREEKETTKTRVVYDASCKGTNGFSLNDDLLVGPVLQEDLRSLIMRWRMHAICFVSDIHKMYRMVLTTKEDSDYQRILWRSSSDKEIEDYRLLTVTFGTASAPYLAVKTLRQLAIDEGDKFPVAAKMITEDFYVDDLMSGCDTTEQAIEASNQLQEVMRKGGFQLKKWSSNSVEFMRSLKPEDRSANAHLDLNMDGTIKALGVQWNMGTDQFEYNLNLPEVNNHISKRTILSDIQKLFDPLGWISPCVLMAKILIQKLWLAKVNWDEELSQPLKDEWLQLRADLRHVNEIRIDRWLDTLSTEGANIQIHGFSDASISAYGAAVYIRVERADGTVKTRLIASRTRVSPVKTVSLPRLELCGAVVLAKLLRQVSRAMRIPASQIFAWTDSSIVISWIFGEPQRWKTFVANRVVEITNNVRQNQWHHVTSEDNPADVASRGMYLSDLKASKLWWEGPEWLSRKEIEYRRPNVISTDIESKNVIQTNLNVHGSEKESNLTDQFKEFDNLQELIKTITYCRKFLNMKKLKIDNLNLTTHDLERTLQICVRLVQKEEFGEEIDRIMTNKQVHKRSSIKSLNPYLEEGLLRVGGRLRLANINNEEKHPLILGNRNNLIPLIIADAHLKTLHGGITLTMSYLRSKFWIIKAKNMVRAHVNKCLVCVRQNAAPKPQLMGDLPRERVTPARPFLHSGVDFAGPFTTLMSKGRGAKTTKTYVAIFICLSVKCIHLELVSDLTSEAFIAAFKRFVARRGKCNHLWSDQGRNFVGANKELINAWKEAQLDFAGEIADSLARDGTQWHFIPAYSPNFGGLWEAGVKSLKHHIKRIITSHLTFEEFNTILCEIEACLNSRPLCPIDNDDTDSIEPLTPGHFLIGEAPINVPSPDLKDVRMSSLSRWQHTQKLVRDLWCRWQQEYLSRLQQRPKWLKRVEEFKEGQIVLIKTDNLPPGKWALGRIVAKHPGPDHITRVYSVKSGDSVVKRPVTKLCLLPIEIND